From Osmerus eperlanus chromosome 28, fOsmEpe2.1, whole genome shotgun sequence, the proteins below share one genomic window:
- the polk gene encoding DNA polymerase kappa produces the protein METGRTPSTNGEGFLSRMALNDNKAGMEGLDRDKINKIIMESSKGSRFYENEVKREQQVNQRVERMMLQKTQITEQQLSKAHTQLEKMTADLEKGRELSRVIVHVDMDAFYAAVEMRDCPDLKDKPMAVGSTSMLSTSNYHARKFGVRAAMPGFIAKKLCPNLVIVPTNFDKYKAVSAEVREIFADYDPHFQSVSLDEAYLDISDHLQRRRSWSEALRSHSLHTITPPGAGEGQGEFSGPTGEGLSPVLFEDSPGTSPSAPPGEVVVFGTCAEEAVREMRFRIEQKTTLTASAGIGPNMMLAKVCSDKNKPNGQYRLLPNRQTVMDFVKDLPVRKVSGIGKVTEKMLGALGIITCGHLNQEMALVSLLFSETSWLHFLQISLGLGSTHIERDGERKSMSTERTFGEMNTAEEQLSLCQKLCQDLAEDLKKEALQGKTVTLKLKNVNFEVKSRAETQPCALATAEEIFAVAKDLLKTEIDSVSPQPLRLRLMGVRISAFVSSDDKKPLQKSIVGFLQQGRADPSGPSQVPARKGKEEPIFKSPVQSQTSGCPPLAEHTPGQREATWRASRRGVEEGRPEGQSFFQRAHAQRLRLQAERGDTQGDGDSPTDATGTNPQTADPSSKSQTSTEPGPDASTASASGLSFEAQASTSAWGSSEPEAQTDSLTCPICFREVRTTDLAVFNRHIDQCLSGVSAEPNHHQPDSEPHSNMERGRILGEEEAAEREMRTTEEDMDSSRRPDSAIPRLTETLTLAMTARISQTDRLDSNSPRDRCVLPDSSPSVPRAPESMTSESRDVRGPALTCPVCQVTQHTDDLTIFNRHVDLCLNQGMLHELGGRASVGQPPFSVTHSKVKESEPPLQRTTHRGKSKRRGSSLQPHAKKAKAPGPQNTIDRFFR, from the exons ATGGAGACTGGCAGGACTCCCTCCACCAACGGAGAGGGCTTCCTCTCCAGAATGGCCCTCAATGACAACAAGGCCGGGATGGAGGGCCTTGACAGAGATAAGATCAACAAAATCATCATGGAGTCTTCAAAG GGTTCGAGGTTCTATGAGAATGAAGtgaagagagagcagcaggtgaACCAGCGCGTTGAGAGGATGATGCTGCAGAAAACACAGATCACTGAGCAACAGCTGAGCAaagcacacactcag ctggagaAGATGACCGCTGACCTGGAGAAAGGCCGGGAGCTGAGTCGTGTCATCGTGCACGTGGACATGGACGCTTTCTACGCTGCCGTGGAGATGAGGGACTGCCCAGACCTGAAGGACAAGCCCATGGCCGTGGGCTCCACCAGCATGCTG TCTACGTCCAACTACCATGCCAGGAAGTTTGGGGTACGAGCAGCCATGCCTGGTTTCATCGCAAAGAAACTCTGCCCAAACCTGGTCATAGTTCCAACCAACTTTGACAAATACAAAGCAGTGAGCGCTGAG GTCCGAGAGATCTTTGCGGACTACGATCCTCACTTCCAGTCCGTGAGCCTGGATGAGGCGTACCTGGACATCAGTGACCACCTGCAGCGGAGGAGGAGCTGGTCGGAGGCCCTCCGCAGTCACAGCCTCCACACCATCACCCCGCCCGGAGCAG gtgaggggcagggtgagttCTCAGGGCCGACAGGGGAgggtctctcccctgtcctgtttGAGGACAGCCCTGgcacctccccctccgcccctccaggCGAGGTGGTGGTGTTTGGGACCTGTGCTGAAGAGGCGGTGAGAGAAATGCGCTTTCGTATCGAACAGAAGACCACACTGACCGCCAgcgcag GCATTGGGCCTAACATGATGCTGGCCAAGGTGTGCAGTGACAAAAACAAACCCAATGGTCAATACAGACTGCTTCCTAACAGACAAACAGTCATGGACTTTGTCAAGGACCTACCGGTCCGCAAG GTATCTGGCATAGGGAAGGTGACTGAGAAGATGCTAGGAGCCCTGGGCATCATCACCTGTGGCCACCTCAACCAGGAGATGGCGCTGGTGTCCCTGTTGTTCTCGGAGACGTCTTGGCTCCACTTCCTCCAGATCTCCTTGGGGCTTGGCTCCACACACATCGAAAG ggacggagagaggaaaAGCATGAGCACAGAGAG GACGTTTGGGGAGATGAACACAGCCGAGGAGCAGCTGTCTCTGTGCCAGAAGCTCTGCCAAGACCTGGCTGAGGACCTGAAGAAAGAGGCACTGCAA GGTAAGACGGTGACTCTGAAGCTGAAGAACGTCAACTTTGAGGTGAAGAGCCGAGCGGAGACGCAGCCGTGTGCCTTGGCCACGGCCGAGGAGATCTTTGCCGTCGCCAAGGACCTCCTGAAGACGGAGATCGACAGCGTCAGCCCCCAACCGCTGAGGCTTAGGCTCATGG GTGTTCGAATCTCCGCCTTCGTCAGCTCAGACGACAAGAAGCCCCTGCAGAAGAGCATTGTGGGATTCCTCCAGCAGGGCAGAGCCGACCCCAGTGGCCCCTCCCAAGTTCCTGCCCGAAAAGGGAAAGAAGAGCCCATCTTCAAGTCCCCAGTCCAGTCCCAGACGTCCGGCTGCCCTCCCCTGGCGGAGCACACCCCGGGCCAGAGGGAGGCCACCTGGAGGGCCAgtcggaggggggtggaggagggcaggcctgAGGGCCAGTCCTTCTTTCAGAGAGCCCATGCCCAACGGCTCCGTCTGCAGGCTGAGAGGGGCGACACACAAGGGGACGGGGACTCCCCCACCGACGCGACAGGCACAAACCCCCAAACAGCAGACCCATCCTCTAAGAGCCAGACCTCCACAGAGCCAGGTCCGGACGCATCGACAGCCTCCGCCTCGGGCCTCTCCTTCGAGGCCCAGGCCTCCACGTCAGCCTGGGGCTCCAGTGAGCCCGAGGCCCAGACGGACAGCCTGACCTGCCCCATCTGCTTCAGGGAGGTGAGGACCACAGACCTGGCTGTCTTTAACAGGCACATAGACCAGTGTCTCAGCGGTGTCTCCGCAGAGCCTAACCACCACCAGCCGGACTCAGAGCCACACTCAAACATGGAGCGAGGCAGAATACTtggggaggaagaggcagctgaaagagagatgagaacaACAGAAGAGGATATGGACTCTTCCAGAAGGCCTGACTCGGCAATCCCCAGACTGACAGAGACCTTGACATTGGCGATGACAGCCCGAATCTCCCAGACAGACCGCCTGGACTCAAACTCTCCGAGAGACAGATGCGTTCTTCCAGACTCTTCTCCGAGTGTTCCTCGCGCTCCGGAATCGATGACTTCAGAATCACGTGACGTCAGAGGCCCTGCCCTGACCTGCCCGGTATGTCAGGTGACCCAGCAC